A single region of the Latilactobacillus curvatus JCM 1096 = DSM 20019 genome encodes:
- a CDS encoding YccF domain-containing protein, which translates to MSLIGTLIWWLFGGLVEAIGWFILGIAWSITIIGIPVGLQCFKIGALTLMPFNATVVSTGGAGSFLLNIVWFFLGGLVMWASHVFWGLLLSITIIGIPFGRQHFKLAALSLSPFGKQIN; encoded by the coding sequence ATGAGTTTAATTGGTACATTAATTTGGTGGCTATTCGGGGGATTAGTAGAGGCTATCGGTTGGTTTATTCTGGGGATTGCCTGGAGTATTACGATTATTGGAATTCCAGTCGGGCTACAATGTTTTAAGATTGGCGCATTGACCTTGATGCCGTTTAACGCAACCGTTGTTTCAACGGGGGGTGCAGGTTCGTTTTTATTAAACATTGTTTGGTTTTTCTTAGGTGGTCTTGTGATGTGGGCGAGCCATGTCTTTTGGGGGCTATTATTATCAATTACGATTATTGGGATTCCATTTGGCCGGCAACACTTTAAGCTAGCGGCGTTATCGTTAAGTCCGTTCGGCAAACAAATTAATTAA
- a CDS encoding sigma-70 family RNA polymerase sigma factor, with amino-acid sequence MELAKRDANLIQAVVENDSEALDVLFKAYLPMVYRTFTPYYIRLFDEDDWLQEARIVCYETCQCYDQNCGKSFGGFYKLRFHHHVLNLIRKELAQKRRVDQQALLFDCCPECNALAEDTVAYYQSTVEMRAYLETLSALELVAFRVLTGQLAVEQACSQLDCTFEQMKRAQSRCQTKLKRFYTKQ; translated from the coding sequence ATGGAATTAGCAAAACGTGATGCAAACTTAATTCAAGCGGTGGTTGAAAACGATTCTGAGGCGTTGGATGTTTTATTTAAAGCCTACCTACCAATGGTTTATCGCACCTTTACTCCATATTATATTCGCTTATTTGATGAGGACGATTGGTTACAAGAAGCGCGAATCGTCTGTTATGAGACTTGCCAGTGTTATGATCAAAATTGCGGCAAAAGTTTTGGTGGTTTTTATAAATTACGCTTTCACCACCACGTATTAAACTTGATTCGCAAAGAACTTGCTCAGAAACGACGGGTCGATCAGCAAGCCCTGTTATTTGATTGTTGTCCGGAATGCAATGCGCTCGCTGAAGATACCGTGGCATACTATCAGTCAACGGTTGAAATGCGGGCGTACTTAGAGACACTATCTGCTTTAGAGTTAGTGGCCTTTCGGGTTTTGACGGGGCAACTAGCAGTTGAGCAAGCGTGTAGCCAGCTAGATTGCACGTTTGAACAGATGAAACGGGCACAATCGCGTTGCCAGACAAAATTAAAACGATTCTATACTAAACAATAA
- the cysS gene encoding cysteine--tRNA ligase yields the protein MLTVYNTLTRQKEVFKPIQADRVKMYVCGPTVYNYIHIGNARSAIAFDTIRRYLEYRGYQVDYVSNFTDVDDKMIKAANAEQITVPELAERYITAFKEDTQALNIETTTLNPRATENIPEIIAFIQDLIDKGYAYAVDGDVYYRARKFKDYGHLAGQDIDQLEQGASEHTATEETLRKEDPIDFALWKSEKGTDIAWDSPWGKGRPGWHIECSVMSTKYLGDTIDIHGGGQDLEFPHHENEIAQSEAKTGKHFVNYWLHNGFVTVGDDDQKMSKSLGNFVTVHDLIQEVNPQALRFLMSSTQYRRPIRYSESLLAEAQTNLDRLKTTLDNLAFRQATAEAGADADIAAQAASLEDAFVTAMDDDFNVQNGLTELYELAKLSNQYLERATVQAGTLVDLTTRLTRLLAIFGVEFKAAQLLDAEVESLIEERKDARAAKDFARSDAIRDQLKEQGIILEDTPQGMRWRRA from the coding sequence ATGTTAACCGTTTATAATACCCTCACACGTCAAAAAGAAGTCTTCAAACCGATTCAAGCAGACCGCGTTAAAATGTACGTCTGTGGACCAACTGTGTATAACTATATTCATATCGGGAATGCGCGCAGTGCGATTGCCTTTGATACGATTCGGCGCTATCTCGAATACCGTGGCTATCAAGTCGATTATGTCTCAAACTTTACCGATGTTGATGACAAGATGATTAAGGCTGCGAATGCGGAACAAATCACGGTTCCGGAATTAGCTGAACGCTATATCACCGCTTTTAAAGAAGACACCCAAGCACTTAATATTGAAACGACGACGCTCAATCCGCGGGCGACAGAAAACATTCCAGAAATTATCGCGTTCATTCAAGATTTAATTGATAAAGGTTATGCCTATGCCGTTGATGGCGATGTTTACTATCGTGCCCGTAAATTTAAGGACTATGGACATCTAGCTGGTCAAGATATCGATCAGCTCGAACAAGGGGCCAGCGAACATACAGCAACCGAAGAAACCCTACGTAAGGAAGATCCAATCGACTTTGCCCTTTGGAAGTCAGAAAAAGGGACCGACATTGCTTGGGATTCACCTTGGGGTAAGGGTCGACCAGGCTGGCACATCGAATGTTCGGTCATGTCGACCAAATATTTAGGCGATACGATTGATATTCATGGCGGTGGCCAAGATTTAGAATTCCCACATCATGAAAATGAAATTGCTCAAAGTGAAGCGAAGACTGGTAAACATTTTGTCAACTATTGGTTGCACAATGGCTTTGTGACAGTCGGGGATGATGATCAAAAAATGAGTAAGTCACTGGGCAACTTCGTGACGGTGCATGATTTGATTCAAGAAGTTAATCCACAAGCATTACGTTTCTTGATGAGTAGCACGCAATATCGCCGACCAATCCGCTACAGTGAATCATTGTTAGCTGAAGCGCAAACGAATCTGGATCGTTTAAAAACGACCCTCGATAACTTAGCGTTCCGCCAAGCGACTGCTGAAGCGGGTGCAGACGCAGACATTGCCGCACAAGCGGCAAGCTTGGAAGACGCCTTTGTGACAGCGATGGATGATGATTTTAACGTGCAAAACGGGTTAACAGAATTGTATGAACTCGCTAAGCTTAGTAATCAATACCTGGAACGGGCTACCGTCCAAGCTGGTACGTTAGTGGATTTAACTACCCGTCTAACGCGCTTGTTAGCCATTTTTGGTGTTGAGTTTAAGGCGGCCCAACTGTTGGACGCAGAGGTCGAAAGCTTGATTGAAGAACGCAAAGATGCACGGGCAGCAAAGGATTTTGCCCGCAGCGATGCGATTCGCGATCAATTGAAAGAACAAGGGATTATTTTGGAAGATACACCACAAGGAATGAGATGGAGACGCGCATGA
- a CDS encoding dUTP diphosphatase, which translates to MKKRGFEIVTKYQEAGLSLPVRSTAHSAGYDFACAEDFVLPSIWHYNFVRLFRMIRNGKPLVDDDFERASKTLKPFLVPTGIKAYMQDDEYLMIANRSSNPLKKGLILPNGVGIIDADYYGNDANEGEIFIQMVNFSPRDVILKKGERIGQGIFMPYLVADDEATVTTKRTGGFGSSGR; encoded by the coding sequence ATGAAAAAACGCGGCTTTGAAATTGTGACCAAATACCAAGAGGCGGGATTGAGTTTACCGGTGCGTTCAACAGCGCATTCGGCGGGCTACGACTTTGCTTGTGCGGAGGACTTCGTGTTGCCATCAATCTGGCATTACAACTTTGTGCGTTTGTTCCGAATGATTCGAAATGGCAAACCGTTAGTGGATGACGATTTTGAACGTGCATCAAAAACATTGAAACCCTTTCTAGTACCGACCGGGATTAAGGCTTACATGCAAGACGACGAATATTTAATGATCGCCAATCGTTCAAGCAACCCACTCAAAAAAGGGTTAATTTTACCCAACGGCGTCGGCATTATCGATGCGGATTACTACGGCAATGATGCCAACGAAGGTGAAATTTTTATCCAAATGGTTAACTTCAGTCCGCGGGATGTTATCTTGAAAAAAGGTGAACGAATTGGACAAGGCATCTTCATGCCATATTTAGTCGCAGATGATGAAGCGACGGTAACCACCAAACGAACGGGTGGGTTTGGCTCATCTGGTCGCTAA
- a CDS encoding Mini-ribonuclease 3, translating into MKNALQLNGIALAYMGDSAYEVYVRAHLLELGLTKPTRLQQVATHYVSAKAQAALIGLMIDDNYLTEEEMNIFKRGRNAKSYTKAKNTSVSTYRTSTGFEAVFGYLYLTEQQERVAELAHWCIQQVDAGRTHEKK; encoded by the coding sequence ATGAAAAATGCTTTACAACTAAACGGGATTGCGTTGGCATATATGGGCGATTCAGCCTACGAAGTGTATGTCCGCGCCCATTTGCTAGAACTCGGTTTAACCAAACCAACGCGCTTGCAACAAGTGGCGACACATTATGTGTCGGCTAAAGCGCAAGCTGCTTTGATTGGTTTGATGATCGATGATAATTATTTAACAGAAGAAGAAATGAATATTTTTAAACGCGGTAGAAATGCCAAAAGTTATACGAAAGCCAAGAATACGAGTGTTTCGACTTATCGGACCTCAACGGGCTTTGAAGCAGTTTTTGGCTATCTATACTTAACTGAACAACAAGAGCGCGTCGCTGAATTAGCCCACTGGTGTATTCAACAAGTCGACGCTGGGAGGACCCATGAGAAAAAATAA
- a CDS encoding NYN domain-containing protein, producing MKKQILIADGYNIIGNWPELNKLKQNDHLADARDRLLQILSEYRKFREIEVILVFDAMYVPGIKQSYVQYNLEVVFTDEDETADSYIEGLAGKLMSPITQVTVVSSDQAEQWTIFSRGALRVSSHDFYREIRRTHREIDHDAKHYHDRTLQRNMPWNPAQLDQLAQVRDALSAEKDD from the coding sequence ATGAAAAAACAGATCTTAATTGCAGATGGTTATAATATCATTGGGAACTGGCCCGAGCTGAATAAGTTGAAACAAAATGATCATCTCGCGGATGCGCGTGATCGCTTATTGCAGATATTATCAGAATATCGCAAGTTTCGTGAGATTGAAGTCATCTTAGTATTTGATGCAATGTATGTGCCAGGGATTAAACAAAGTTATGTGCAGTATAATTTGGAAGTTGTCTTCACCGATGAGGATGAAACAGCGGACAGTTATATCGAAGGCTTAGCGGGTAAATTAATGTCGCCGATTACGCAAGTGACGGTGGTTTCGAGTGATCAAGCTGAGCAGTGGACGATTTTTTCACGGGGCGCATTGCGGGTGTCTTCGCACGATTTTTATCGTGAGATTCGCCGAACGCACCGTGAAATTGACCATGATGCCAAGCATTATCATGATCGGACCTTGCAACGGAATATGCCGTGGAATCCGGCGCAACTAGATCAACTTGCACAGGTGCGAGATGCACTAAGTGCTGAAAAAGATGATTAA
- the radA gene encoding DNA repair protein RadA, which yields MAKIKTQFVCQNCGYSSPRFLGRCPNCGAWNQMVEEREQPAASAKSSFTISGRATEPEQISTVNIQKEPRIKTELNELNRVLGGGVVPGSLILIGGDPGIGKSTLLLQVSGQLEKVGKILYVSGEESASQIKMRANRLDVNGDQLYLYPETDMGNIRHQIETMKPDFVVIDSIQTMSEPEVTSAVGSVSQVRQVTAELMRIAKTNQITIFVVGHVTKEGAIAGPKILEHMVDTVLYFEGDTHHTYRILRSVKNRFGSTNEIGIFEMREAGLKEVANPSEIFLEERLAGATGSAVVVSMEGTRPILVELQTLITPTLFGNAKRTSSGLDHNRVSLIMAVLEKRASLMLSNQDAYLKATGGVKLDEPAIDLAMAVSIASSYRDKEIPPTDCFVGEIGLTGEIRRVNRIEQRVSEAAKLGFKRIYVPKNNLQGWDAPTDIQVIGVTTIAETLKKVFN from the coding sequence GTGGCTAAAATTAAGACTCAGTTTGTTTGCCAAAATTGTGGCTATAGTTCCCCGAGATTCTTAGGTCGGTGCCCGAATTGTGGCGCTTGGAACCAAATGGTCGAAGAACGTGAACAACCTGCAGCTAGCGCGAAATCAAGTTTTACGATTTCAGGGCGGGCAACTGAACCAGAACAAATCAGCACCGTTAATATTCAAAAGGAACCGCGTATTAAAACTGAATTAAACGAACTCAACCGCGTGCTTGGCGGTGGAGTGGTACCGGGCTCATTGATTCTAATTGGTGGGGATCCTGGGATTGGAAAATCAACGTTACTCCTACAAGTTTCCGGACAACTTGAAAAGGTTGGTAAGATTCTTTATGTTTCTGGTGAAGAAAGTGCATCCCAGATTAAGATGCGGGCTAACCGGCTTGATGTGAATGGCGATCAACTTTACTTATATCCTGAAACGGATATGGGCAATATTCGGCATCAGATTGAAACAATGAAACCCGACTTTGTGGTGATTGATTCAATTCAAACGATGAGCGAACCAGAAGTGACTTCCGCAGTCGGTAGTGTTTCACAAGTGCGTCAAGTCACCGCTGAATTGATGCGCATTGCGAAGACGAACCAGATTACGATTTTTGTGGTTGGGCATGTCACTAAAGAGGGCGCTATTGCCGGTCCTAAGATTTTGGAGCACATGGTAGATACTGTGTTGTACTTTGAAGGGGATACGCATCATACTTACCGCATTCTTCGCTCGGTTAAGAACCGGTTTGGTTCAACCAATGAGATTGGGATTTTCGAAATGCGTGAAGCCGGCTTAAAAGAAGTCGCGAACCCATCCGAGATTTTCCTAGAAGAACGTTTGGCAGGGGCGACAGGTTCAGCCGTGGTTGTTTCGATGGAAGGCACGCGACCCATCTTGGTCGAGTTACAGACCCTAATTACCCCAACACTATTCGGGAATGCAAAGCGCACGTCTTCAGGGTTAGATCATAATCGAGTCTCCTTGATTATGGCGGTGCTTGAAAAGCGTGCTAGTCTCATGTTATCGAACCAAGATGCGTATTTAAAAGCAACTGGCGGTGTTAAATTAGATGAACCTGCGATTGATTTGGCGATGGCTGTTTCGATTGCATCAAGCTATCGGGATAAAGAAATTCCACCAACTGATTGTTTCGTCGGTGAAATCGGTCTGACTGGTGAAATTCGCCGGGTCAACCGGATTGAACAACGCGTCAGTGAAGCTGCTAAATTAGGCTTTAAACGTATTTATGTACCAAAGAATAACTTACAAGGGTGGGACGCACCGACGGATATTCAAGTGATTGGTGTGACCACGATTGCAGAAACTTTAAAGAAAGTATTCAACTAG
- a CDS encoding PTS sugar transporter subunit IIB, whose amino-acid sequence MAEKTIMLCCAAGMSTSLLVSKMQKAAEAQGLDAEIFATGASDADNQLESKKIDCVLLGPQVRFMEGQFKEKLAPKGIGVEVIDMKAYGMMDGETVLKQALALIG is encoded by the coding sequence ATGGCAGAAAAAACAATCATGTTATGTTGTGCAGCAGGGATGTCAACAAGTTTATTAGTTTCAAAGATGCAAAAGGCCGCTGAAGCACAAGGTTTAGACGCAGAAATTTTTGCAACTGGCGCTTCAGATGCAGACAACCAACTCGAATCTAAAAAAATTGACTGCGTACTATTAGGCCCTCAAGTTCGTTTCATGGAAGGTCAATTTAAAGAAAAATTGGCACCAAAAGGAATCGGTGTTGAAGTAATTGATATGAAGGCTTACGGCATGATGGACGGCGAAACTGTCTTGAAACAAGCGTTAGCATTAATCGGTTAA
- the rlmB gene encoding 23S rRNA (guanosine(2251)-2'-O)-methyltransferase RlmB encodes MRKNNNQPFKQKNNEFNSRRTANNSAKPTRRPANKKPAAPVEEAVVEEQTDFVIGKHASLETLKTSDAKKINKIFLQDGLKADFVHDVVKLAKEKRLIIQNVPKNKLDLLSDRQNHQGIILAIAPFEYASVDDIFAKAKAREEEPFILILDNLEDPHNLGSIMRTADAVGVHGIIIPKHRAVGLTSTVAKTSTGAIEHILVARVTNLTQEIKKLKDRGLWIFGTDMAGTDYRKWDAKGPIGLIIGNEGKGLSPIVKKEVDQTLTIPMVGHVQSLNASVAAGVLMYQAYNSRQPLV; translated from the coding sequence ATGAGAAAAAATAATAACCAACCATTCAAACAAAAGAACAACGAATTCAATAGTCGTCGGACGGCCAATAATTCGGCAAAGCCAACGCGCCGTCCAGCTAACAAGAAACCAGCAGCACCCGTCGAAGAAGCAGTTGTTGAAGAACAAACTGATTTCGTCATCGGAAAACACGCTTCTTTAGAAACATTGAAGACCAGTGATGCGAAGAAAATCAATAAAATTTTCTTACAAGATGGCTTGAAGGCTGACTTTGTCCACGATGTTGTGAAATTAGCGAAAGAAAAACGTCTAATCATTCAAAATGTGCCTAAAAATAAGTTGGACTTATTGAGTGACCGTCAAAATCACCAAGGGATTATCTTAGCAATCGCACCGTTTGAATATGCGAGTGTTGATGATATTTTCGCTAAGGCCAAAGCCCGAGAAGAAGAACCGTTTATCTTAATCTTGGATAACTTGGAAGATCCCCACAACTTGGGTTCAATCATGCGGACAGCTGATGCGGTTGGTGTGCATGGGATTATTATTCCTAAGCATCGTGCGGTGGGGTTAACATCAACAGTTGCTAAGACATCGACTGGTGCGATCGAACATATCCTAGTGGCGCGTGTCACGAACTTAACACAAGAAATTAAGAAATTGAAGGACCGTGGTCTTTGGATTTTTGGCACCGATATGGCTGGTACCGACTATCGTAAGTGGGATGCTAAAGGACCAATCGGCTTAATCATTGGTAATGAAGGCAAGGGGCTTTCACCAATTGTTAAAAAAGAAGTTGATCAAACGTTGACGATTCCAATGGTCGGTCATGTGCAAAGTTTAAATGCGAGTGTCGCTGCGGGGGTTTTAATGTATCAGGCTTATAATAGCCGTCAACCTTTGGTATAG
- a CDS encoding PIN/TRAM domain-containing protein, translating to MQQKRFTKKRILGIVFIILGGALGITAFPVFWPLVHLEDMMYLNNGITNAILGAIIFYLLFLALATPMLRAMHRLEKALTKQSPSFILFGSVFSLIGLLLANVVSIPLYRMPIFALNTVVPILLMIALGYLGFRIGTTRMEEWRRLMQPKKRNADVLERKVGDNFRKYKILDTSVIIDGRIKEIAKTGFIEGTLMVPNFVLHELQLISDSADNLKRARGRRGLDILNDIQKDDSLSVEMYDGDFEDLTEVDSKLVKLAKLLDGIVVTNDYNLNKVCEFQNVPVFNINQLANTLKPAVLPGEAMTVTVVKAGTERQQGVAYLDDGTMIVVEDGQHYLNKPLEVIVTSALQTAAGRMIFARPAHQQKGLKEK from the coding sequence ATGCAACAAAAACGATTTACTAAAAAAAGAATATTAGGAATTGTGTTCATTATCTTAGGAGGTGCGCTTGGAATTACGGCGTTCCCAGTATTTTGGCCATTAGTTCATTTGGAAGACATGATGTATCTCAATAACGGTATTACTAACGCCATTTTAGGGGCCATTATTTTCTATCTATTATTCTTGGCGCTGGCAACACCAATGTTGAGAGCTATGCACCGGCTTGAAAAAGCCTTAACGAAACAATCACCTAGTTTTATTTTATTTGGGAGTGTTTTTTCACTAATTGGATTGTTATTAGCAAACGTTGTTTCGATTCCGCTATACCGGATGCCCATTTTTGCATTAAATACAGTTGTGCCCATTTTATTGATGATTGCCTTAGGGTATCTCGGCTTTCGAATTGGGACAACGCGAATGGAAGAATGGCGCCGTTTGATGCAACCTAAGAAACGCAATGCTGATGTATTAGAACGTAAAGTCGGCGATAATTTCCGTAAGTATAAGATTCTAGATACGAGTGTGATTATTGACGGCCGAATAAAAGAAATTGCTAAGACGGGCTTTATCGAAGGCACATTGATGGTGCCAAACTTTGTCTTACATGAACTACAATTAATTTCAGATTCCGCTGATAATTTGAAGCGGGCACGTGGGCGCCGTGGATTGGATATCTTAAACGATATTCAAAAAGATGATAGCTTGTCTGTTGAAATGTACGACGGTGATTTCGAAGATTTAACGGAAGTCGATAGTAAACTCGTTAAATTGGCAAAATTACTTGATGGGATTGTCGTGACGAATGATTATAACTTGAACAAGGTCTGTGAATTTCAAAACGTACCGGTCTTCAATATCAATCAACTCGCTAATACGTTGAAGCCCGCAGTTTTACCTGGAGAAGCGATGACCGTGACGGTGGTGAAAGCCGGAACAGAACGACAACAAGGGGTTGCTTATCTTGATGATGGCACGATGATCGTTGTTGAAGATGGCCAACATTACTTAAATAAACCGCTAGAAGTCATTGTGACAAGTGCGCTTCAAACCGCTGCGGGGCGGATGATTTTTGCCAGACCAGCGCATCAACAAAAAGGCTTGAAAGAAAAATAG
- the rpiA gene encoding ribose-5-phosphate isomerase RpiA: protein MDKNAMKKMAAERSVDFVEDNMILGLGTGSTVVYMVEALAKRVQAEHLNLTCVCTSIRTEEQAKSLGIPVKALNHVDHIDLTIDGADEVDANFQGIKGGGAAHLFEKLVATTSTRNIWIVDQEKVVDTIGRFPLPVEVIPFGSQQVFNKMAKEGLNPEFRMTADGQHVLTDSKNYVIDLHLNQVQHPHLLASWLSEQVGVVEHGLFLDIVDQVVVGAPDGVKILTAK from the coding sequence ATGGATAAGAATGCAATGAAAAAGATGGCAGCTGAACGCTCAGTGGATTTTGTCGAAGATAACATGATTTTAGGACTCGGAACAGGTTCAACAGTAGTTTACATGGTGGAAGCCCTTGCAAAACGGGTACAAGCAGAACACCTCAACTTAACATGTGTCTGCACCTCAATTCGTACTGAAGAACAAGCCAAATCACTTGGGATTCCGGTCAAAGCACTCAACCATGTCGACCACATTGATTTAACCATCGATGGTGCCGATGAAGTCGATGCCAACTTCCAAGGGATTAAAGGCGGCGGTGCTGCGCACTTATTCGAAAAATTAGTCGCAACTACTTCAACCCGCAACATTTGGATTGTCGATCAAGAAAAAGTGGTCGATACAATCGGTCGCTTCCCACTACCAGTTGAAGTGATTCCATTTGGCAGCCAACAAGTGTTCAACAAAATGGCTAAAGAAGGCTTAAATCCAGAATTCCGGATGACTGCAGACGGCCAACACGTCTTAACTGATTCTAAAAACTACGTCATCGATTTACACCTCAACCAAGTCCAACATCCCCACCTACTGGCATCATGGCTCAGTGAACAAGTCGGCGTTGTTGAACATGGCCTATTCCTAGACATCGTCGACCAAGTCGTGGTTGGCGCACCTGATGGCGTGAAGATTTTAACAGCAAAATAA